A genome region from Eurosta solidaginis isolate ZX-2024a chromosome 2, ASM4086904v1, whole genome shotgun sequence includes the following:
- the LOC137240340 gene encoding WD repeat domain phosphoinositide-interacting protein 2-like yields the protein MVKMTFAYSPSITVTRYIILVERFFNSSLVVMVTAGEPNCLQMLHFKKNQNICHCVYGSNIRMNRTRLTDSLHVHDIRDLKMLHQIENIAPNELCLNTETVNIFKIDKKAVMMALDALALQVAKIAAARQLEKAEKHSSHCTDDAKLETAVVTAATDTTVISTSLISGCSD from the exons ATGGTAAAGATGACTTTCGCAtattctccatcaataactgtgacaaggtatattatcttggtcgagcgtttcttcaatagctctctagtggtgatggtgacagcagggGAACCCAACTGCTTACAAATgctacacttcaaaaagaatcaaaatatctgccattgcgtctacggctcaaatatacGAATGAATCGAACGCGCCTAACAGATAGTTTACATGTTCATGATATACGAGACTTGAAAATGttacatcaaatcgaaaatattgcaccaaacgaactttgtctgaatactgaaacagtaaacatattcaaaatcgataagaaggctgtgatgatggcaTTAGACG ctttaGCTTTACAAGTAGCAAAAATTGCTGCCGCCAGGCAATTGGAAAAAGCagagaagcattcatcacactgtacggatgatgcaaagttagaaactgctgttgttactgctgccaccgacacaacggtcatctctacttcgctgATCAGTGGCTGTTCCGACTAA